From a single Eleginops maclovinus isolate JMC-PN-2008 ecotype Puerto Natales chromosome 2, JC_Emac_rtc_rv5, whole genome shotgun sequence genomic region:
- the b4galnt3b gene encoding beta-1,4-N-acetylgalactosaminyltransferase 3 gives MRDKMFAAFFPLKKLRRNGKYLLFGAILLVGVVAVYHEMVAAKAWSGDTSMNPDSSSWRRSMFDERVRKDHQPDSVEDSTAWRASYILQTWKPEYKGQANLHVFEDWCGSSTADLHKNLHYPLYPHSRTTVQKLAASPQWTNYGLRIFGYLHPYIDGEFVFALSSDDNSEFWLSTDASPLNLRSLAWVGKAGTEWTAPGEFEKYASQTSKPVWLSAQRRYFFEVIHKQNDRGTDHVEVAWQLLDQGSRFSMIESHHISLYVNESAFLMSDVAHIPQTAASHVQPPTKQQKGTADMLREDPRDSFYQVPLLDNKFLQGVLPDCSYKPSYIIKDFPLLRYQGLQFVHMSYIYPNDYTRLTHMETENSCFYPESPYYMKMFGFSRYMRLDHPDMQKTGNIGQDFGFQRRKSEQVEEDEFNNEAYQREKEAGKDQVDNAIFPDYGDDYDDYAQRRRRKLFSLVVQDTNNKLKNMSATRLHTDELQRRQGKDDFPKPEQQKPAQPQQTTPASKHPPPLQHNRAGLKLEGWGKKADQIKPKRKLKPAKKQKPKLVETAVRPGKTNPMMPSDRGQLKPMEQSADPSEQLNSKRLDIQRSRKMNNTQNQRIKNSKLQPLEKDEEDAPSPENPTVDLQQKLVFRKIDLQPIDIHQFATPEREMERAVVMINQRDKQLRVKEQEMKMPLQDLENSINRAKLMAKGKMEKKQSVRREVEDQVGEEDEERNMALLRRDSLWGPGEDFEGTDDEDLTPAPVFDTEVNWSQTFQVNHLDLQAQRSDWIDLQCNISGNVLLQSSDALPIVQAFMDQLNQKHHGQFTLVRVVNVVKRMDGVQGSRYLVELELKDANDQLLRLSYYIYTLIRHSRQHSKDFRFPRPEPELVLCNPVGFRWNPKATVHFIVPVKNQARWVQQLIADMEQLFRETRDSNFNLIIADYNSTDIDVRKALQKSSLPRYQYVKLSGNFERSAGLQAGIDLIDDDHSIVFLCDLHIHFPPSIIDTIRKHCVEGYMAFAPIVLRLACGATPLDAKGYWEVNGFGLLGIYKSDLDAVGGMNTKEFKDRWGGEDWELLDRILQAGLEVERMYLRNFFHHYHSKRGMWNRRVSPRHS, from the exons ACAAGATGTTCGCTGCGTTTTTTCCCTTGAAGAAACTGCGGCGCAATGGCAAATATCTCCTGTTCGGGGCGATTCTGCTGGTCGGAGTTGTGGCAGTGTACCATGAGATGGTTGCTGCAAAAGCTTGGAGCGGTGATACTA GTATGAATCctgacagcagcagctggaggagatcCATGTTTGACGAAAGG GTCAGAAAGGACCATCAACCAGACTCCGTGGAGGATTCAACCGCTTGGAGGGCCAGCTACATTCTACAAACCTGGAAACCagag TATAAGGGACAGGCCAATCTGCATGTCTTTGAGGACTGGTGTGGCAGTTCTACAGCTGACCTCCACAAGAACCTGCACTACCCACTATACCCTCAT TCCAGGACGACAGTTCAGAAGCTGGCCGCCTCTCCTCAGTGGACCAACTACGGGCTCAGGATATTTGGTTATCTACATCCTTACATTGATG GagagtttgtgtttgctttgagCTCTGATGACAATTCTGAATTTTGGCTCAGCACAGATGCATCTCCCCTTAACTTGCGGTCATTGGCATGGGTTGGAAAG GCTGGAACAGAATGGACAGCCCCAGGCGAATTTGAGAAGTATGCCAGTCAGACCTCCAAACCAGTCTG GCTGTCTGCTCAAAGAAGGTACTTTTTTGAAGTCATCCACAAGCAAAACGACAGAGGGACTGACCATGTGGAGGTGGCA TGGCAGCTCCTTGACCAAGGCTCTCGTTTCAGCATGATTGAATCCCATCACATCTCTCTCTATGTTA ATGAGTCTGCCTTTTTAATGAGTGATGTAGCTCACATACCACAGACTGCTGCAAGCCACGTGCAACCCCCCACAAAACAGCAGAAAGGTACAGCAGACATGCTGAGAGAAGACCCGCGAGACTCTTTCTACCAAG tgCCTTTGCTAGACAACAAGTTTCTACAAGGTGTCCTGCCTGACTGCTCATACAAACCAAGCTACATAATAAAAGACTTTCCTCTCCTCCGCTATCAAGGACTGcagttt GTCCACATGTCCTACATCTACCCCAATGACTACACCCGACTTACACACATGGAGACAGAGAACAGCTGCTTCTACCCTGAAAGTCCCTACTACATGAAGAT GTTTGGTTTCTCCAGATACATGAGATTAGACCATCCTGATATgcagaaaacaggaaacataGGACAAG ATTTTGGGTTCCAGAGAAGAAAATCGGAGCAAGTTGAGGAAGATGAGTTTAACAATGAAGCCTatcaaagagaaaaggaagCAGGGAAGGACCAAGTTGATAACGCCATTTTTCCAGACTATGGTGATGACTATGATGATTATGCTCAGAGACGCAGGCGCAAACTGTTCTCCTTAGTCGTGCAAGACACTAATAACAAGCTAAAGAACATGTCAGCCACAAGACTGCACACAGATGAGTTGCAAAGGAGGCAAGGGAAAGACGATTTCCCAAAGCCAGAGCAACAGAAACCAGCTCAACCTCAGCAAACAACACCAGCCTCAAAACATCCCCCACCTCTGCAACACAACCGGGCAGGCTTAAAACTGGAGggctggggaaaaaaagcagatcagataaaaccaaaaagaaagttaaaaccagcaaagaaacaaaagccCAAATTAGTAGAGACTGCTGTGCGACCAGGAAAGACAAATCCCATGATGCCATCGGACAGAGGGCAGCTTAAACCAATGGAACAATCAGCAGACCCCTCAGAGCAGCTAAATTCTAAACGGCTTGATATACAGAGGTCCCGTAAAATGAACAATACCCAAAATCAGAGAATCAAAAACTCAAAGCTTCAACCCTTAGagaaggatgaggaggatgCTCCTTCGCCTGAAAACCCCACAGTGGACCTTCAGCAGAAGTTGGTATTCAGAAAAATTGATCTTCAGCCAATTGACATTCACCAATTTGCGACTCCTGAGAGGGAAATGGAGCGTGCTGTAGTTATGATAAATCAAAGGGACAAACAGCTTAGGGTTAAGGAGCAAGAGATGAAAATGCCTCTGCAGGATCTAGAAAATAGCATTAATAGAGCAAAATTGATGGCTAAAggcaaaatggaaaaaaagcagTCAGTTAGGAGAGAAGTGGAGGATCAAGTAGGGGAAGAAGATGAGGAACGAAACATGGCATTGTTACGGAGAGACTCTCTTTGGGGACCAGGGGAAGACTTTGAAGGTACGGATGATGAGGATCTTACCCCAGCGCCAGTGTTTGACACTGAGGTCAACTGGAGCCAGACCTTCCAGGTCAACCACCTGGACCTTCAGGCTCAGCGATCAGATTGGATTGACCTGCAATGCAACATCTCAGGCAATGTGCTTCTCCAGTCCAGTGATGCTCTGCCCATTGTACAAGCGTTCATGGACCAACTCAACCAAAAGCACCACGG GCAGTTCACGTTGGTGCGTGTGGTTAACGTTGTGAAGCGTATGGACGGGGTGCAGGGCAGCCGCTACCTTGTGGAGCTTGAGCTGAAAGATGCAAACGACCAGCTGCTGCGCCTCTCCTACTATATCTACACTCTGATCCGCCACAGCAGGCAGCACAGCAAGGACTTTCGTTTCCCACGACCGGAACCTGAGCTGGTGCTGTGTAACCCGGTGGGCTTCCGCTGGAATCCGAAGGCCACCGTTCACTTCATAGTACCAG TGAAAAACCAGGCTCGGTGGGTGCAGCAGCTGATTGCAGATATGGAACAACTTTTCAGAGAAACCAGAGACTCCAACTTTAACCTCATCATCGCCGACTACAACAGCACGGACATTGATGTGCGGAAGGCTCTGCAGAAATCCTCACTCCCCag GTACCAGTATGTGAAGCTGAGTGGAAACTTTGAGCGCTCTGCTGGTCTGCAAGCAGGAATCGATCTTATAGAT GATGACCACAgcattgtgtttctttgtgacCTCCACATCCacttccctccctccatcatTGACACCATCAGGAAGCACTGTGTGGAGGGATACATGGCCTTTGCTCCAATAGTGCTGAGACTAGCCTGCGGGGCTACGCCATTAGATGCCAAAG GTTACTGGGAGGTCAACGGCTTTGGCCTGCTGGGCATCTATAAGTCAGATCTGGACGCAGTGGGAGGAATGAACACCAAAGAATTCAAAGACCG